AAAAATAAATAAGTCCTTTAAAAATTCTTCAAAGATTATTCAAAACCTTATTGATGAAGGATTAATATCCTCAGTTCAACAAAAAATATACAGAGACCCATTTGGATACGACATTGAGCCTGAAATAAAACCAAAAATGACTAAAGACCAAGAATCTGTAGTTAATACTGTAATTAATTCATTAGACAATGGTTTTACAACTTTTCTTCTTGCTGGCGTTACTGGAAGCGGCAAAACAGAAGTATATATGAGGATAGCTGAAGAAGTAATAAAAAAAGGTAAATTCGTAATAGTCCTTGTTCCTGAAATCGCTTTAATTTCTCAAATTGAAAGAAGGTTTAGATCTCGTTTTGGAGAATGCATAGCTATTTTACACAGCAATCTTTCTCCCGGCGAAAAATTAGATCAGTGGCTACGCATATTAGAAAAAGAAGTTAAAATAGCTATTGGTCCAAGATCAGCAATTTTTGCCCCATTTGATGATATTGGGCTTATTATAGTTGATGAAGAACATGATGCTTCATACAAGCAGGAAACATCTTTTCTATATAACGCAAAAGACGCGGCTATAGTCAGAGCTAAACTCAAGAATTGTCCTATATTGCTTGGATCAGCAACACCATCACTCCAATCCTACTATCATACAAAATCAAAAAAATTTTTCGAGCTAAATCTTGAAAAAAGAATTAATGAACAACCTCTTCCTGAAGTAGAAATAATTGATTTACGGCAATTCAAAGAATTAAAGGGCATGAGTAGACATATTACTGAACCGTTAATTAATGAAATGAAAACAACCCTTGAGCGTGGAGAGCAAGTACTTCTTTTTTTAAACAGAAGGGGTTTTGCAAACTTTCCGATATGTGGTGATTGTGAAGCTCCAGTAAAATGTAAACACTGCGATATTACCCTTACTTTGCATCAGTCTATCAATGCTTTAAAATGTCATTTTTGTGGATATACGAAATATGCCTTTTCAAAATGCGATATTTGCGGTTCTTCAAAAATAAGACTTTTAGGCTTAGGCACTGAAAAAATTGAAGCCGCCGTAAAAATCCTTTTTCCAAGAGCAAGAATAGCAAGGATGGACAGGGATACTACAGCAAAAAAAGGCAGTCTCATAAAAATACTAAAAGACCTTAAAGATAGAAATATTGATATACTAATAGGAACTCAAATGGTTGTAAAAGGCCACGACTTTCCGTATATCACCCTTGTGGGGATAATATGCGCTGATCTTTCATTAAACTTTCCTGATTTTAGGGCTTGCGAACAGACATTCCAACTTTTAGCTCAAGCCGCAGGAAGAGCTGGCAGAGGAAATCTTCCAGGCAAAGTAATTTTGCAAACGTATAATCCTGAACATTTTTCCATAATATCGGCAAAATCTCAAGATTTCCAAGCTTTTTACAATGAAGAAATAAAATTCAGAAATATGCTGTTATATCCTCCATTTTCAAGGCTATCTCAAATTAAAATTTCAGGAATGGACAAAGAAAAGACAGCCGATTTTGTTAAACAAACAGGAGATATTTTGCAGCAAACTCGTTCCAATGAAAAATATTTTAAGGAAGATATAGAAATATTAGGGCCAATTGAATCTCCGATTTCCAAAATAGCTAAGCATTATAGATGGCATATTCTTCTTAAAGGAAAAACCCCCTTTGCTATTCAAAAATTTTTATTATCCGTAATGGCTAAAAATAAAAAACTATTTAATGATAAAAGCTCAAAATTAATTATTGATATCGACCCATTTTATATGATGTAACAGACTTATTGATAGATATATTGATAGATATATTAATAAGCCTATCCTAGGTGGCCAATGCTAAAGATGTTTTACTTAATAACAACGGACATTGGTCTGCCAAGCAAAAAATCCAATTTATCTGCCCATTTTTCTAATCTCAAAGAAATTACTTCCCTCAAGTTTTTATCATAATTAATCATGTCATTGATTTCTGAATTGAGTTCTATTGTAAATTCATTTTTAAAAAATTGCTTATTATTACGGCCGGCTTTAAAAAATTCGTTTAGTTTTTCATAGGAGCATTTATTTTGATGGTCATTGACTAATTCCCAAATGTCTTTCATGGGTTTTAAGACATCTTTTCTTTCAAGCCTATCTTTTGAGTATATTTTTTCTATTTCAAGTGTATCCCAGCATTTTAAGGCTTTACATTCTATAGGCCGAATATTATAAATTGAACACCCTATTTTTTCATTATAAAAAATACAGGTAGAACTATTTTTTTCAGACTTAATTTTAATTAAGTCTGAAAGAGCTGTTGTTATAATACCTTTTACATTTTCAAAAACTGGCTCGCCTTTTCTGATTGTATAAATGTATTTCAGCAAAAGCTTACCCTGTTCTAAAAGGTATTTATCTTCTTTATGCAGAGATGGGCCGCCTTTTTTACAGCATATGCCACATCGTCTGCATTCATTTATTTCACAATTATCTGTATTGTCTTCTAATTTCAACTTTATTTATTTTCCCAACGCCTGTTTTTGGTATAAAGTCAACTATGTAAAGTTTGCTTGGTATTCCATATTTAGGAATAAGCCCTTCGTCAACAAATTTATTATAAAATTCTTTAAGTTCCTCACTCGTTACTTTACCTTTATATTCCTCTTTTAATACTACTAATAAAACAGGCCTTTCTCCCCATTTTTCATCTTTGACTCCAATAGCAGCAGATTCGCTGACTGCTTTGTGCTGGCTTATTATATCTTCTAAACTAATGGAAGAAACCCATTCTCCTCCTGATTTTATTACATCTTTGATTCTGTCAGTGATTTGAATATAGCCTTCAGTATCAATAGTTCCTACATCTCCTGTATGAAGCCATCCACCTCTCCATAATTCTTCGCTCTTTTCTGGTTCTTTAAGATAGCCTTGCGTTAACCAAGGACTTCTGGCAATTATTTCGCCTGAGCTGGATCCGTCATGGGGAAGGTCATTTCCATCCATATCTACAATT
This Desulfobacterales bacterium DNA region includes the following protein-coding sequences:
- the priA gene encoding primosomal protein N', whose amino-acid sequence is MEKEQYLIEIAPDAPIFGTFTYIVPDNLIPQILPGKRVLIPFNKRRITGYILGCAQPQEKYELKQILDILDDTPIFPEDMIPFFKWIADYYIYPLGEVINSAMPKGLNYYESKEIVLTEDGKTATNNTLLTPLEKTIIENLYKKSFTIKELSKKINYDIPLFIINSLKKRNIISIESTLRGGKTKIKLEKYLVYKETNYQSNSSSPKKQKIFEYIKEKEQVSLKKINKSFKNSSKIIQNLIDEGLISSVQQKIYRDPFGYDIEPEIKPKMTKDQESVVNTVINSLDNGFTTFLLAGVTGSGKTEVYMRIAEEVIKKGKFVIVLVPEIALISQIERRFRSRFGECIAILHSNLSPGEKLDQWLRILEKEVKIAIGPRSAIFAPFDDIGLIIVDEEHDASYKQETSFLYNAKDAAIVRAKLKNCPILLGSATPSLQSYYHTKSKKFFELNLEKRINEQPLPEVEIIDLRQFKELKGMSRHITEPLINEMKTTLERGEQVLLFLNRRGFANFPICGDCEAPVKCKHCDITLTLHQSINALKCHFCGYTKYAFSKCDICGSSKIRLLGLGTEKIEAAVKILFPRARIARMDRDTTAKKGSLIKILKDLKDRNIDILIGTQMVVKGHDFPYITLVGIICADLSLNFPDFRACEQTFQLLAQAAGRAGRGNLPGKVILQTYNPEHFSIISAKSQDFQAFYNEEIKFRNMLLYPPFSRLSQIKISGMDKEKTADFVKQTGDILQQTRSNEKYFKEDIEILGPIESPISKIAKHYRWHILLKGKTPFAIQKFLLSVMAKNKKLFNDKSSKLIIDIDPFYMM
- a CDS encoding YkgJ family cysteine cluster protein yields the protein MKLEDNTDNCEINECRRCGICCKKGGPSLHKEDKYLLEQGKLLLKYIYTIRKGEPVFENVKGIITTALSDLIKIKSEKNSSTCIFYNEKIGCSIYNIRPIECKALKCWDTLEIEKIYSKDRLERKDVLKPMKDIWELVNDHQNKCSYEKLNEFFKAGRNNKQFFKNEFTIELNSEINDMINYDKNLREVISLRLEKWADKLDFLLGRPMSVVIK